A section of the Pseudomonas fluorescens genome encodes:
- a CDS encoding methyl-accepting chemotaxis protein, whose product MTRLTTARRIAIGFAIAPLALAGMALYALHDLGTLKQQSELIVQQDWPKIAPIMVIATGVRDNGRNTRDLLIDQDNQAAQQAIGSTRQRITEAFTQLEPLFDTPAGQAAFAELKTHREAYVSAFTQVQALIGQGDQAQGVAQLKQQVQPAEQAMFRSLEAIMALQGQIFAEREQVAQALYSDARRNMLGLSLLCVALVVTAAVIVTRSVTRPLGGEPDEAARVLSQIAQGDLTTVVPTAGSADGSVMKNMQQMQHNLNEMVRQIATSVDRVASSSEELSAVSSQTSSSLQLQGMEIEQAATAVNEMTAAVDEVARNAVSTSEASRLSALTAQQGRDQVQETVASINTLADGVSGTSVRIQQLAGRVQDISGVLEVIRSIADQTNLLALNAAIEAARAGDAGRGFAVVADEVRALAHRTQASTQEIEEMIGNIRLDTEQAVTAMQGSSDLVRTTLSVAQRSGQALEAITQSISQINERNLMIASATEEQALVAREVDRNLVGIRNLSEQVLLGAQHTDTAGHELAQMAGELHLTVARFRT is encoded by the coding sequence ATGACTCGATTAACCACCGCCCGCCGCATCGCGATCGGCTTTGCCATCGCACCCCTGGCGCTGGCCGGCATGGCGCTCTACGCCTTGCACGACCTGGGCACCCTCAAGCAACAGTCGGAACTGATCGTGCAGCAGGACTGGCCGAAAATCGCCCCGATCATGGTGATCGCCACGGGTGTGCGCGACAACGGTCGCAACACCCGTGACTTGCTGATCGATCAGGACAACCAGGCCGCGCAACAGGCCATTGGCAGTACCCGACAACGTATCACCGAGGCCTTCACCCAACTGGAGCCGCTGTTCGATACGCCCGCCGGCCAAGCGGCCTTTGCTGAACTGAAGACACACCGCGAAGCCTATGTAAGCGCCTTCACCCAAGTACAGGCGCTGATCGGCCAGGGCGACCAGGCCCAGGGCGTGGCTCAGCTCAAGCAGCAGGTGCAGCCCGCCGAGCAGGCTATGTTCAGGAGCCTGGAGGCGATCATGGCGCTGCAGGGGCAGATCTTTGCCGAGCGCGAACAGGTGGCGCAGGCCCTGTACAGCGACGCGCGGCGCAATATGCTGGGGTTGTCCCTGCTGTGCGTGGCCCTGGTGGTGACGGCAGCGGTGATTGTCACCCGCAGCGTGACCCGGCCCCTGGGCGGTGAGCCCGACGAGGCGGCACGGGTGCTGAGCCAGATCGCCCAGGGCGACTTGACCACCGTGGTGCCGACGGCGGGCAGCGCCGATGGCAGCGTGATGAAAAACATGCAGCAGATGCAACACAACCTCAACGAAATGGTGCGCCAGATCGCCACCTCGGTGGATCGCGTGGCCAGCTCTTCCGAGGAGTTGAGCGCGGTCAGCAGCCAGACCAGCAGCAGTTTGCAGTTGCAAGGCATGGAGATCGAACAGGCCGCCACGGCGGTCAACGAGATGACGGCAGCCGTGGACGAAGTGGCGCGTAATGCCGTGAGCACCAGTGAAGCCTCGCGGTTGTCGGCGCTGACGGCCCAACAGGGGCGTGATCAGGTGCAGGAAACGGTTGCCTCGATCAACACCCTGGCAGACGGCGTCAGTGGCACTTCGGTGCGGATCCAGCAACTGGCCGGGCGCGTACAGGACATCAGCGGCGTACTGGAAGTGATCCGCAGCATCGCCGACCAGACCAACCTGCTGGCGCTCAACGCGGCCATTGAAGCGGCGCGGGCCGGGGATGCCGGACGCGGGTTTGCGGTGGTGGCTGATGAAGTGCGGGCCCTGGCCCATCGCACCCAGGCCTCGACCCAGGAAATCGAGGAGATGATCGGCAATATCCGCCTGGACACCGAACAGGCCGTCACCGCGATGCAGGGCAGCAGCGACCTGGTGCGCACCACCTTGAGCGTGGCCCAGCGTTCGGGCCAGGCGCTGGAGGCAATTACCCAGTCGATCTCGCAGATCAACGAACGCAACCTGATGATCGCCAGCGCCACTGAAGAACAGGCCTTGGTGGCGAGGGAGGTGGATCGCAATCTGGTGGGGATTCGCAACCTGTCCGAGCAAGTCTTGCTGGGCGCGCAACATACCGATACGGCAGGGCACGAACTGGCGCAGATGGCTGGAGAGTTGCACCTGACGGTCGCCAGGTTCCGCACCTGA
- a CDS encoding anaerobic ribonucleoside-triphosphate reductase activating protein — translation MSRALRVGGLVPLTTLDYPGMLACVLFCQGCAWRCRYCHNPDLIPPRGCDEVDWRRVLLFLQRRQDLLDAVVFSGGEPTLQDGLPAAMDEVREMGFRIGLHSAGIKPAAFAHALGHADWVGFDVKALAEDCQLITQVKGSGAANWRSLDLLLRSGVDYECRTTVHWHLIDPQRLLLLAQRLRERGVKRFAVQLVRTARMLDEQLPSVSAQALLPELWEKMRALFPAFVLRG, via the coding sequence ATGAGTCGAGCGCTACGGGTCGGGGGCCTTGTGCCCCTGACCACCCTCGACTACCCCGGCATGCTCGCCTGCGTGCTGTTTTGCCAGGGCTGTGCCTGGCGTTGTCGGTATTGCCATAACCCGGACCTGATTCCTCCTCGTGGTTGCGATGAGGTGGATTGGCGCCGGGTTTTGCTGTTTCTGCAACGCCGCCAGGACCTGTTGGACGCCGTAGTGTTCAGCGGCGGCGAACCAACCTTGCAGGATGGCCTGCCCGCCGCCATGGACGAGGTGCGCGAGATGGGCTTTCGCATCGGCCTGCACAGCGCCGGGATCAAGCCCGCGGCGTTTGCCCATGCCCTGGGCCATGCCGATTGGGTCGGCTTCGACGTCAAGGCCCTGGCCGAGGACTGCCAGTTGATCACCCAGGTCAAGGGCAGCGGCGCCGCCAATTGGCGCAGCCTCGACCTGTTGCTGCGCAGCGGTGTGGACTATGAGTGCCGCACCACGGTGCATTGGCACCTGATCGACCCGCAGCGCCTGTTGCTGCTGGCCCAGCGTTTGCGAGAGCGAGGGGTCAAGCGTTTCGCCGTGCAGTTGGTACGCACCGCACGCATGCTCGATGAGCAACTGCCGAGCGTTTCGGCACAAGCCTTGCTGCCTGAGTTGTGGGAAAAAATGCGGGCACTGTTCCCGGCATTTGTTTTACGGGGTTGA
- the nrdD gene encoding anaerobic ribonucleoside-triphosphate reductase: MQTSQPQRQRCEVWTRVMGYHRPVSAFNPGKQSEHRERAHFTESAAAAGRQ; this comes from the coding sequence ATGCAAACCTCCCAGCCCCAACGCCAACGCTGTGAAGTCTGGACCCGTGTCATGGGCTACCACCGACCGGTTTCGGCGTTCAATCCCGGCAAGCAATCGGAGCACCGTGAGCGCGCACACTTTACCGAAAGTGCCGCCGCGGCCGGGCGCCAATGA
- a CDS encoding ribonucleoside triphosphate reductase, which yields MQITSSPLVSTRLHKRDGTLAAFDAEKIRQAMIAAGDATGEYQDAEVDLLLGAVLARLRGIVRLDVEQIQDSVERVLMDAGYFMAMRAYIVYREQHGRLRRDRKTLVEVATSMNEYLDREDWRVQANANQGYSLGGLVLNVAGKVTANYWLDEVYSQEIGQAHREADLHIHDLDMLAGYCAGWSLRTLLHEGLNGVPGRVEAGPPKHLGSALGQMVNFLGTLQNEWAGAQAFSSFDTYLAPFVRKDRLTFPEIRQAVQEFIYNLNVPSRWGTQTPFTNLTFDWVCPEDLREQIPIIGGEEMPFAYGDLQAEMELINRAYIEVMQAGDAKGRVFTFPIPTYNITHDFPWDSENADRLFEMTARYGLPYFQNFLNSDMQPNQVRSMCCRLQLDVRELLKRGGGLFGSAEQTGSLGVVTINCARLGYLFKGDTCGLLQRLDHLMELAMESLEVKRKVIQHHMDAGLYPYTKRYLGTLRNHFSTIGLNGMHEMLRNFTGDEEGTHTAHGREFALQVLDHVRATLLRFQEDTGHLYNLEATPAEGTTYRFAKEDLKRFPTILQSGSRDAPYYTNSSQLPVGYTEDPFEALELQDALQCKYTGGTVLHLYMAEQISSAQACKQLVRKALGRFRLPYLTVTPTFSICPVHGYLAGEHEFCPKCDEALALDTTL from the coding sequence ATGCAGATCACCTCAAGCCCGCTGGTCAGTACCCGCCTACACAAGCGCGATGGCACGCTCGCAGCCTTTGACGCCGAGAAAATCCGCCAGGCGATGATCGCCGCGGGTGACGCCACCGGCGAGTATCAGGACGCCGAGGTCGATCTGTTGCTGGGCGCAGTGCTCGCCCGGTTGCGTGGGATCGTTCGCCTGGATGTGGAGCAGATCCAGGACAGTGTCGAGCGGGTGCTGATGGACGCCGGGTACTTTATGGCGATGCGCGCCTATATCGTCTACCGCGAGCAGCACGGGCGCCTGCGCCGGGACCGCAAGACCCTGGTGGAGGTCGCCACTTCGATGAACGAGTACCTCGACCGTGAGGACTGGCGCGTGCAAGCCAATGCCAACCAGGGCTATTCCCTGGGCGGGCTGGTGCTGAATGTGGCGGGCAAGGTCACTGCCAACTACTGGCTGGACGAGGTCTACAGCCAGGAGATCGGCCAGGCCCATCGCGAGGCGGACTTGCATATCCATGACCTGGACATGCTCGCCGGCTATTGCGCTGGCTGGTCCTTGCGTACATTGCTGCACGAAGGGCTCAATGGCGTGCCTGGCCGTGTCGAGGCCGGGCCGCCCAAGCACCTGGGGAGTGCCCTGGGGCAGATGGTCAATTTCCTGGGCACCTTGCAGAACGAATGGGCCGGCGCCCAGGCCTTCAGTTCGTTCGATACCTACCTGGCGCCCTTTGTGCGCAAGGACCGGCTGACATTCCCCGAGATCCGCCAGGCGGTGCAGGAGTTCATCTACAACCTCAACGTGCCGTCGCGCTGGGGCACCCAGACGCCCTTTACCAACCTGACGTTCGACTGGGTCTGCCCCGAAGACCTGCGTGAGCAGATCCCGATTATCGGCGGCGAAGAAATGCCGTTTGCCTACGGTGACTTGCAAGCGGAAATGGAGCTGATCAACCGCGCCTATATCGAAGTGATGCAGGCCGGCGACGCCAAGGGCCGGGTGTTTACCTTCCCGATCCCCACCTACAACATCACCCATGACTTCCCGTGGGACAGCGAAAACGCCGACCGCCTGTTCGAGATGACCGCCCGCTACGGCCTGCCGTACTTCCAGAATTTCCTCAATTCCGATATGCAGCCCAACCAGGTGCGCTCGATGTGCTGCCGCTTGCAGTTGGATGTGCGCGAGTTGCTCAAGCGCGGCGGCGGATTGTTCGGCTCGGCAGAGCAGACCGGTTCATTGGGCGTGGTGACGATCAACTGCGCACGCCTGGGTTACCTGTTCAAGGGTGACACCTGCGGCCTGTTGCAACGCCTGGACCACTTGATGGAACTGGCGATGGAAAGCCTGGAGGTCAAGCGCAAGGTGATCCAGCACCACATGGACGCCGGTTTGTACCCTTACACCAAGCGCTACCTGGGCACCTTGCGCAATCACTTCTCCACCATCGGCCTCAATGGCATGCACGAGATGCTGCGCAACTTCACGGGAGACGAAGAGGGCACGCACACTGCCCATGGGCGCGAGTTTGCGTTGCAGGTGCTGGACCATGTGCGTGCCACCTTGTTGCGTTTTCAGGAAGACACCGGCCATTTGTACAACCTGGAAGCCACGCCGGCCGAAGGCACCACCTACCGATTTGCCAAGGAAGACCTCAAGCGCTTCCCCACGATCCTCCAGTCCGGCAGCCGTGACGCGCCGTATTACACCAACTCTTCGCAATTGCCGGTGGGCTACACCGAAGACCCGTTCGAAGCGCTGGAACTGCAGGACGCGCTGCAATGCAAATACACCGGCGGCACCGTGCTGCACCTGTATATGGCCGAGCAGATTTCCTCGGCCCAGGCCTGCAAGCAATTGGTGCGCAAGGCCCTGGGGCGCTTCCGCCTGCCGTACCTGACGGTGACGCCGACATTCTCCATCTGCCCGGTGCACGGCTACCTGGCGGGCGAACATGAATTCTGCCCCAAGTGCGACGAAGCCCTGGCCCTCGACACAACCCTGTAG
- the moaA gene encoding GTP 3',8-cyclase MoaA: MSLVDGVGRSIDYLRLSVTDRCDFRCVYCMAKNMTFLPRQQVLTLEELQRLATVFVSQGVRKIRLTGGEPLIRPGIVELCRHIAALPGLRELVMTSNGSQLGRLARPLVEAGVRRMNISLDSLDPERFRAITRNGDLRQVLGGIEAARDAGFERVKLNCVVMKGRNFDEVPALVQYAIDQGLDISFIEEMPLGDVGRSRGESFCSSEQVRALISEHHALLDSPENSGGPARYVRMARHAQTRIGFISPNSHNFCASCNRVRMTVEGQLLLCLGQDNALDFRALLRRYPLDDRPLVEALRKALRGKPLRHDFTGESEVQVVRFMNMSGG; the protein is encoded by the coding sequence ATGAGCCTGGTGGATGGTGTGGGCCGCTCCATTGACTACCTGCGGCTGTCGGTGACGGACCGTTGTGATTTTCGCTGTGTGTACTGCATGGCGAAAAACATGACCTTCCTGCCGCGCCAGCAGGTGCTGACCCTGGAGGAGTTGCAACGGCTGGCGACGGTCTTTGTCAGCCAGGGTGTACGCAAGATCCGCCTGACCGGAGGCGAGCCGCTGATCCGCCCGGGCATTGTCGAGCTGTGCCGGCATATCGCCGCGTTGCCTGGCCTGCGTGAACTGGTGATGACCAGCAACGGTTCGCAACTGGGCCGCCTGGCGCGGCCACTGGTGGAGGCCGGGGTCAGGCGCATGAACATCAGCCTCGACAGCCTCGACCCCGAACGCTTTCGCGCGATCACCCGCAACGGGGACCTGCGCCAGGTGCTGGGCGGCATCGAAGCGGCGCGGGATGCCGGGTTCGAACGGGTCAAACTCAACTGTGTGGTGATGAAGGGCCGTAACTTCGATGAAGTCCCGGCGCTGGTGCAGTACGCCATCGACCAGGGCCTCGATATCAGCTTTATCGAAGAGATGCCCCTGGGGGATGTGGGGCGCTCGCGGGGCGAATCCTTCTGTTCCAGCGAGCAGGTGCGTGCATTGATCAGCGAGCACCACGCTTTGCTCGACAGCCCCGAAAACAGCGGCGGCCCGGCGCGTTACGTGCGCATGGCCAGGCACGCGCAGACACGCATCGGCTTTATCTCGCCCAACTCTCACAACTTCTGTGCCAGCTGCAACCGGGTACGGATGACGGTGGAAGGGCAGTTGCTGCTGTGCCTGGGCCAGGACAATGCGCTGGATTTCCGTGCGTTGCTGCGCCGCTATCCGTTGGATGACCGGCCGTTGGTGGAGGCGCTGCGCAAGGCGTTGCGGGGTAAACCGCTGCGCCATGACTTTACCGGGGAGAGCGAGGTGCAGGTGGTGCGGTTTATGAATATGAGTGGGGGCTGA